The nucleotide window TTATTACCCTCGCCTCTTTCTTCAAGATCAGTAGATCACATCGATATCGATGGTGGACGACGACAACAACTCCAGTAAAATCATAAGAGAAAACATGTCAGGATGGTCCGAATTACTAAAGGAACTCTGTCAACATATCCTATCAACATCCACCCTCAAAACCATCATGCGCTTTAAAGCAGTTTGTCCCTCTTGGTCTGCTGCAGTTGATGAAATCACCAAGTCACCATCCTTCACTTGGCTACCCGAAACAGCGTGGCTTGTTCTTCCCCGAGATCTGAATAAAGGTGAGGCCATTGATGGGTCTAGGTTTTACAGTCTTAAAGGAAACTTTTACAACTCGAACATAAACATGCCCGAGGAGTCCAGAGATGCAGTTTGCCTTGGATCCTCTCACGGTTGGCTAGTTTTGTTGAACAACCAGCTCGAGTTTATGATCTCAACTCCATTCTTATCTGGAATTCAACTTCCCCTGCCACCACTCAAGACTTTTCCAGATATACTTGGCATTACATAGAAAGGTACTACTTATGCATACAATATTGTTGATCACTTCACATTAGCATGCAAAACTTCTGATGAGGCTAAAAGGCCTCCGAGTGATAAATTCTTGGATTTCACTTCTGTGAAGCATTTGGCAAGCAAGATGAGAGCCAAGGCTGGGTTGTCTTCACGTCCGACATGCAGCAACAAAGACAAGATTGGAGTCATGGTGATGTACATCTTTGAAGACAGAGATAATTGCAGGTACAACAGCCTTGCTTTCTGCACAACATCTGATTATAAGTGGACAAAACTTGAGGAGCGCAGATGGTACAAAGAAATCATGGGGTGTGGTAATGAGTTCTATGTCTGAAAGGAAGACTATAGTGTTGATGTCTGGGATTTCGGCACATCTTCCATTCCCATGAAGAAGATGGAAATCAAACCTGTTGCATGTGCAATACTTGCCGAAGTAAGAGGAAGGTCTCCCAAGGTTTACATGATCAAAACAGTGGGGACTGGTCTAATGCTGGTAGTGGAATATGTTCATATCTCACAAATTCAATTCCGTGTTTATAAGCTGGAGGGGACAACTCCTGTGTGGCAGGAGGTGCAATCGATTGGGAGTAATGCCTTGGTTTTAGGTTCGAACAATTCCATAGTAATGTCATTCCATGATTCCCTACGCTGTGATGATGATTCGATTTACTATGCGCAGAAGTCAAGACCTGAACCCTATAGTTTACATGTGTTTAGTTTGAAAGACAATTCAAGGAAAGCCAGTGGACTTTGAACCACTAGCTTTTTCGGGATCCTAATTCCTAGCTAGGAAGGGAAAATGTAGTACCCGAAGGTGGCTTTGAATAAACTTGTGTTGGCCTGGTATTGAGACTTGCTTTCCTATCTTTATTGTGGAaatgtggatttttttttttcacttcatTAAATGTTTTATACTGATGGGAAAAATTATCAAAGTTCAGATATATGATTCTATACAAATATCCAGAGTCTCTTGCAATAGTAAATTAACTTGTGCTACGTTTAGTTGATGTAATTTAGACTTTGTTTAAATCTGTAAATTTGATGGTACATATATGTTGAGTGAACTAGGGTGATAAGGAAAGGCACCTTTTATAAATGAAACAGCACACATGCGATTTATCTTAACCAAGCTTACAGAGGATGAATTGGATGCTTCTTCATCTTTGTTAATATTCATATATActatggtaaaaaatttcagAACCTTGAACTGGTTGATTATAGATACCCATGTACTCTAATTCGACATCTATTGTCAAACCAGAAAATACACCGACATCTTCCTTGGTAAAAGGTCAAGCTACAGAGTATATATAAGAGCCAGGAATCACCTCCCTTCTTTATACCTGTTTAGCTCTTCCCAGGGACATCAGATTTTAGCATCGAAATCAATTTGATATATGGATATCATTTTGGCTAAAGAACTATGGATAGTTCAATAAATGGTTGATCACATCAACAGGGGGCTTGCTGAAAACTCCTTCTCCAACAATCTATGGACAATTCCTCTCTCTCCTTTGCGCTTCTATTGTGATTAGATGCGAGCTTGGCAGCTTCTGGCCACTGCCAATGCATACACAAACCCATATCTGATAGGCTACTGCTTCTTCGTCTTGTAAAAAATCAAAGGCTTACAAGTTACATCATCTGCTTCAACATCCTCTAATGGCTTGGAAAATTGTTCATAAACTTGAACTCAGTTGACTAGCAACAACAATTCATAATGACTTAACATCCATTGCAATCTGAGTCTGATGATTATATGAAGAGTACAAATCAACAGAGCACCAAACAAAGCCTTGAGTAACAAAACGTCAGCCAAGATATATATTCAATGGAACTTGTACTTGTTGAAGCAATGCAGCAGGTTTTGGAAACTGAGTCTCAATCTCTATATACAGTAATTCTAACACATAACAGATCTTCCTAAATTTGGGGTGGGATTTGTCCCCTGAAAGAAATACATTCCCAATGTTGTTTACCTCGATCCAACTGCACCCCGGTTGCTTCTTGACTCCTTTCTCTTTCATCCTTGCCTTAATCCGCCCAGCatcttctcttcttccattACTCAAATACATTTCTGCCAAAATCAAATATACACCAGAGTTGCCAGGCTCTATTTCCAGAACCCTCTCTCCAGCAATCTCACCCACCTCAATATTCTTGTGGATTCTACATGCTCCAAGTAATGCCCCCCATACACTAGCAGGAATTTCAAATCCATCGGCTTTCATTTGATCTAGAAAACTCATTGCCTCATCTATAAGCCCAAATCTACTGAATAAATCAACCATACATGTATAATGCTCAGTTGTAGGTTGAAGAAAATACGTGTATCTCATCATGTCAAAGTAGTATTTACCTTGGCTGACCAACCCTGCATGGCTACAAGCGGATAGAACATTGACAAATGTTATAGGATTTGGATGAACATCTGTTGATCTCATGCGTTCGAACATCTCCAAAGCTACATCACCATTCCCATGATGTGCATATCCACATATTATAGAATTCCAAGAGATGACATCACGGCTAGGCATGGACGAGAATTCCAGTAAAGCAGAATCCATGTTCCCACATCTTGCATACATGGTAACCATAGCATTGGAAACTGAAACAATGTCACCAAATCCTGCTTTTACTATATGTGCATGAGTTTGTCTACCTAGGTGTAAGGTTGGTAAGTCTGAACAGATTGTCAAAACACTAGTAAATGTAGCTTTGTCCGGTGATAGCCCTGATTCTTTCATTCTCATGAAAAGCTTCAAACCTTCTTCACCACGATCGTTTTCATTTAATCCAAATATCGTGGcattccatgcagttgtatcTCGAGTAGGCATGGACTCAAAAAGTTTAATTGCGACGCCAACCTCTCTGATTCCAAAATATCCAACAATCAAATTCGTCCATGATATGACATCTCTGTAAGGTGTCTTCTCAAGACAAGCATGAGCTTCTCTAGTGAGCTCATTTCTTATTAATTTCAAAAGGATCGAGTTCCATGTTTTGGGACATTTCTCTGGCATCTCCATGAATAGCTTCAAGGCATCATTAACTCTTTGGGCCTCGACCAACCCATCTACCATTTGAGTCCAAGATTCAAAATCCCGCTCAGGCATCTTCTGAAACAACCCCTCTGCAAGTTCAACACACCCATTTTCTATATACCCAACTATCATCGCATTCCAAGCCTGAACATCCCTCAGAGGCATGTCATCAAAGAGCTCTCGAGCTTCAACAATCCGTCCTGCATTAGCAAACACCGAAATCATTATAGTCCAGGAAGCACAATCTCGAATGCTCATCTTCTTAAAATACTCCTCAGCCAAATCAAACTCCCCATACTTCACAAGTCCCCCAACTACCAAGTTCCATGAAACCACATCCTTCACCGGCATCCCATCAAACACTTGCACTGCTACACCGATCCTGCCATTACGAATATACCCGGAAATCATTGAATTCCAAGTCACAATGTCACGGAAAACCATCCCGTCGAAGACTCGCCTAGCCCCCTCCACATCCCCACATTGCATCAACCCGGCAATCACCGTGTTATACGAGAAGACATCCCGCTCGGTCATCCGATCAAACAAACTGACCGCATCATTGAACAGCCCGTTTAGAAAGTACCCACGAATCATGGCGTTCCAGGTGACGGTGTTTCTGTGAGGCATTTCGTCGAACAGTTTCTGGGCTTCTTCGACAAACCCATTGCGCATGTGGGTCGAGATTTTGGAGTTGAGGGGCTTTAGATTCTGGGTTTGAAAGAAAGAGGTTGCAGCTGCAGTACACAGGGATTTGGTGAGGCTTAGAGAGAGGAGTCGACTAAGCTTCAGCTTACAAATGGAGCATGAGAAGTAGAGCATACTGCTCCATGCGATTAACGGACTCGGCGGGAACATCAAATAGATAGAGCGTTTTGGCTAAATTACTTTTTTGGCCCCTCAGTTTGGCATGATTTGTCATTTGATTGTTATTTTTGCAATGTAGGGGCATGTACTTTGATAATGTTTGCATTCACCGATCGGGGTCTTATTATTTTCAATCTTGGATCTAAATTTAAACGCAGTTAAACATGACTAGGAAGTGAATCAATTGATTACCTGAGTGGGACTGTGCGAATGAGTCATAGATGAAAGCGAGTTGGAAAAGATGAAATTTGAGTCATTTTATACAGGGGAGTGCGAATCGGGTCACAGTGTGCTGCCCAAGAGCACAAAGGAGGCGAGTATCAAGGagaattttgatgtttttgatTGGTCTATACCCAAAGATTTGGTTTCAAAGTTTCTTTTATCTAAAGCAGGCGTGCATCTCGTCTTTCTGTTCCCGAATTCCATTCATCTTTTGGTAGTATTGGTGCTTATCATGATTAGATTATGAATGAGACCAGACTAGCTTCAAATATGTGTTGTTTATGTTCAATGGATTTATGAATCAATTGGCATCGCAACATTATGGTCATCTATATGTATTTGGTGTTTTCTCATTGAAATATTCTCTATCTTTCACAGGAGAAGCTGCTTAAAGACATTGGATTCGTCAACGAGACTCACGTTTTCTACAAGAACATTGAGGAACTCTGGGATGGAGAGTTGTGAGCATATGCAAGATGTAACAAAAAcattgtcctttttttttcatgCCTTTTTTAGCTCGTTCGTTCTTTTGGTTTTAGTTTCACTAATTTAAGTTTCAATGTTTCAACGTAGATGGGTGAATTCAGAATTTCTAGCTCGAAAGTTTCTATtggggacctccaaatttgctcacttgacctcactctattatgaattattaaatgacatatataacctactataaaattactattaaggacaataattataccaaaaaatattatatttatttaatgtagactttccaattcaataatattagattgtatttcttagtattttccttatctattttcattttccaatttcactcatatatatttaataagaaataaaaatatgattaagatcatgtgacataaaaatgtatgatatatatatatatatatatatgttgaacgcatattggtaagggaaaacaaaataaatcctcttatgatttatgacctaaatctaagtcaatcaattatatttgcaaaaaaaaataataataataataataattaatcatgtggtaccaaaaatacagaaaaaaaaaacaataaaaaacaaattttttttttttgagaataaaaacaaatattttttcattttttaatgcacagctaaaaaaaaaaaacagaatagttcatggcattttcttattgattagacattaatttttgaaactcaagtttgattaagaaatgtatatttagttaagatttatagagtgattaaatcattaaaatgactaaattttttattttaaagataataattgtttgcaaattataggagtgaggttatttgaggaagtttagtgaggtttattgagtaaatttagtatttgaaaatttgataagaggtgtaaaaagtatagaggtcaagtgagtaaatttagaggttccaatagaaaaactcttctaGCTCCTTTGTACTTTATCCAGAAATTGAGGAATTCAAATAACTTCCATTGAAATATCAAACCCATGAAGATTTTGAATAAGGAATCAAATTGGAATTGGTTTGCTTCATGGGTATTTGGATCTCTAGAGAGTTTGGTAATTAAAAAAGATTGAAGATGATACGGGAAGGGAGAGAGAAGATGATAGAGAAAGATAAGAACTAGTTATCATCTGAAATGTAACAAGTGGCAAGGAAAATATAATAAGATGGTAGGGGAAATTtgaaaaatttaataaataaaagagaaaacgaGAGTGTGGTTTACAAAAAAGGGGGAGTGTGAATTTTACTCCCCATAAATGATTAGAGAGATCATACATTTTGTGCTCATGATTTTCCAAGCTTAGTTAAAACTTGTGAGTTTAAAATTTGCACGGCtcactatatatttttttttccttaagagaaatgacaattttcaatctcatcttcatgATGATGGTGAGAATCGAACATGTAACCTCCATATGTAGGTTGCTCTAAGTAACCTAGAGTAACCTACAAGCCAGAGCTCATCTACAGCGCTCTCCATAGTTAGGTTACTTTCTTAAATTAACATGTTGTTTAGATCTCTTCAATTACATCTAATCTTTTCTGTGGACAAAACATTTATTTCATAAAAAAGGCGAAACTTCTATAGTACATACATATATGTCACTCTCCCTATCTGGCCAAATCGacccctctctcactctctctaacCAAACCCACGAGGACAAGGAGGGTGTGGTTGTGTGTTTTTTTAATGGAATACCACCAAAAAATGTGATGAGGTAGAGCCATGATGGAAATGGTGGAGGAGGTGTTGGCTATAGAAGTGTATATTGATGTTTCAACAAGGGAAAATAGAAGTTTTATAGAAGAAAGTTAAATGGGGATGTGAattaaggcttagtttgggattgattcctGAGGTGCTTTTGGGCCAAGaacatggtgtttggtaaaatctCTAAAAGCTGCTTTTGGGTGAAATTGCTTCTCCGTAAAGCTGAATTTAGGAAGCTACAATTTGTAGCTTTTGAAGACCtgctttgggaaaacacggagCATGAACAGTTGAGTTTAATGAAAATTTGAAGAATTACCAATTCTGTCCTCCTCCTTTTCTGAAAATTACATCGAAACAGCAAACCCATCGCGGCAGACGTCTCAATCCacatctcctccttcctcttcttcggTGACTGGTTCTCCCTAGTCTTCTCTCAGATcgccttcttcttctgctcGTCGCTGGTGACCTCATTCAATTGGTGGATTGTCGCCGCCTTCCTCCACGCCGATTCCACCTTCCTGCTACGCTATTCCTTTTGTCCTCCATGTTCTCAACTGTGTTCCTCTGATTAGCCGCTCGCTAAGAACTGCACAACCGCTGTTTTACCCAACTCTAGTGCAGGCGATTTGCGGGTAATTCCTTTTATGCTCAGATTTATTCTTCGCCAAATTTTTGTTCTTCGTCCTCagtttttattatgaatttgGATGATGGGTTTTGTTGGATTTTGGTTGTTCTTATGGGTTTTGTTGTTCCCCCGACAAAGAGGAGGCAAGAGTaaaaaagaaacagagagaagagaacaagaaataagagaaagaagaataagaagaaggaGACGAAAAGATCTCTGggttttctttgatttgttgGTATTTATGGGAATCTGATGTTGTTTTTGTCTCAATTTTCTGATTGAACTTCTTTATGGGATTTCTTATGGTTCCTGTATTTGTCTTCAGTTGACCAAAGGAAGATTTGTCTTCAGCTGACCAAGCCTGTTACTTAGCCTCCATTGGTATGGGGAGTTTACGGAGCTACTACCTCTGGTATGCTCCTTGCTTCTTCCTGATGGTGCTGTCTTTGCATGTTTATAATTACGTTGTAGTTTAGTTTGACAACTGCAAACAAATAAAGCATAACTGGATGATAAGTGAATTGGCTAGTGTAGGCAAGATTATTATGATAATTATGTTGTAGTTTAGTTCTCAGCAATGTTAAAAAGATTGCTTGCGAAttgatttgaaatttatttGTATTTTCTCTTCACCCGTATCAGatgggttttgtattttttggaGCTTAATAGGGTAATGTTCTGATTTCTGTGATTTCAGGAGTCTATGCAAAGGAGTATCTACATTATTCTTTTGCCTCTATTCCTGGTTTTGTTGCTTGGTGTTAGTTTGGTGTCCTATTGTTATTCAAGTATGTAACTTTTGTGTTCAGATTATTGATTGCCccgttattttttatttttttatttgaggTTATGCATTGTTATGCTTGATTGTCAGCAGAAGATTTGTGCTTGCTTGATTGTTGTTTATGATGTGGTTTGATTCATTTTGTTGTGCAGATATTGGGAACAGTGAGCGATCAAAATCTACAAATTTTCTGGACTCAGGTATAAATGTTTGGTTGAAGTTGTTAATGCAGTTTAAAAAGTTTTGTTGAATGTTatttcaatatgatgatctaAAAATTTAATTGGATTACATATATTGTTGAAGTGATGGCATCTACAAGCACAACGAAACGGGTTAAAAGATTGTTGGAAGGAGGATGTAAATCTAATCAATTTGATCAAGTTAATTCAAAGAGATGgaaaagaggtgggtatatttTCTTATGTTATTTTCTATTTGAAAGCAGCGTATTTACTTTAATTTTGTTCTTGAATGAATGAGTTTTTCTCCTTTTATCTATTTTTTGTTGTATGAAGGTGTACTGCCTATATATTGTTTTGTTGTGGTCATGGTTTGATCTCTGTAACATAATTAATCTACATTGAGGTGAGTTAATCAATGATTGTTGGCAGGTAGCAAaatcattgaattttttttgtaaCTTAATTTGTAGTGTATAGGTTTTAATTGTACCCTGTTTTATACAAATTATAGCTGCTGATGTTTATCTGTTCTAACTTTTTACAGTATGAAGCGAACTATTGCATGACACAACAAGGGTGATGATTCTTCAGAGACCGCTCTGGTAGAATCAAGGGCAGAGGTATagttctgaattcttttttgagGTATCTACATAGTGATCTGAGGTTTGGTGCGTCTATTTGAAAGTAGAAAAAAAAGGtagatatataaataaaaatagctGAAATGACTTgccctttaaaaaaatatatatactacaGCTGGCCCTATGTGCAGAAAAATTCCAAGACATTTGATAGAAGCATCATTATTAGGTGCAGGAGTGTCTACAGTAGCAGCTCTTGCCATGATGTTTTTACTTTGGAATGGTAAGTAGTATCTTTTTAATTGGTTATTCATCAGTTGATATTACTCAAATTCAACTGAATGGGCATGATGTTAGTATAATGTTCTGTAGAAAAGTCTTTTTGTTAATTTcctttgcttttctcttttgaatttttttttcctttccttttcgaCCGTTCTACATTTCTTTAGTTGATATCAAATTATATTTCCAATCTTTTGTGGTCAATCTAATGATGATTAAGTTGGGAGCTTCTCAAGTATTTTTGTTTGTTAATCAAGGGAAACAAGAACTTCTAAAATCCGAACATAAGTAACAACTGCATAAGACCAAACACAAAGAACACATCGACATTAACTAAGCCACAGCTATGCAAGCATTTTGGTTTGCTATTGCAATAGCCAGCACATCACACAAAGCTACATTAATGCCATGCCTTACATGACAGATGTTGTAGCCTTACCACTGTGGTTGCAATTTTTGCAGCCCTTGGATTTTCAGTTAATTCCATGGAGATTGGTGAATAAGCTTCAGCTTCATTGAGTTGCTATGTCCTGCTCATGATGAGCTCAAGCTATGTCCTGCTATGTCCTCACTATCCCAGACATCATTCACCATATGTATGAGTTCAAAATCCCTCTGCGAATTTCAGCATTGGTGGATAACACACAGTCACATCATGAAAAGGAAAATTAAGATATACTAAGGTAATTATAGAGAAGATTGAGTTAGTGAACACTATTTCAAAAAACTTTACTCAGTGTGATTTTATGCGTTACACTAAGTACTAGTTATGTTTACCTTAGCAGTTAGTACTAATAGCATCATTTCAAATGGGAGAAAATTCATGATTTTCATCGTCTGTGTTTGCAGGGATCCATTCACTTCCAATTGTCATGACTGAGACACAAAGAGGAAGACTTGAGAAATACAAAGGGTAAAGTGTGCTTATCCAAATTGCAAATTTTACATGAGTTTCCAGAACCTTCCTACACCATTCATCCTATGCAAATAGAAGTTGTCTATAGATTTGTAAACTTTGGCATTAATAGTACAGGATGTACTCCTTTTCTAATGATTGCTATTGTATAGTATATTTTTGGAGGATTTATTAACGAGGTATGTTCAGAATTCTAATCTACATGCCTTTCTTTAAAATACAGGCCACTTGAATATATGATGATACTTGGAGCATCTGTCAAAGATCTGAATGCCTTTGCTTGGCTATCAAGAAGCTTGAAAATACCTTCGCTCTCTCTTTATATATGCTCTCTCCGGTTAGACAGTAAAGATTGAGAGACAACCACAATTTGCTCTTAAAGGCCTGAAGAGTTTTTGATCTATTTTTTGTGCTAATGAACTAAAATGATGTTACTTGAATCATAGAAAGTGAGGCCAAGGTCCCTTTCTTCACTTCTGTAAACAATTCACTCACAATTCTAACTCCCGCAGCAATGCACGGGCAAACATTTCTAGTATTAAATAGAAATAATAAGTTATTATAATAAGTTCTCTTGATTAACCTCTATATAGTTTAAACCAATTCAGCTCGGCTTATGCACATTGTGCGTGGATTCTAAAGTACAATAGAAATAGCTGCATTTTGTGCCTGTTTAccacatttaattttttttttctttctcaacaatcTATTCATATTCCTAAATATATCAACACTGTGTATACCTTGCTTTACATTTTAGGACAAACTGGTATTTTGCAGAGCTAAAATAACCAGATTTATGCCTAAAGATGCATGGTTCTATGCAGCTGTCCTTCAAAGCAAATGAAGAAAAAGCCAGAGTCAACTACTAATCTGCCTAGATCATGAAATGCAGCAGCCACTTTACATGTAAAACGCAATCCAAAATTTAGATTAGCGTCTTCAATTTTAAAACTATCATGAAAGATGGAATATGATAGCCTAAGCAAACTGTG belongs to Rosa chinensis cultivar Old Blush chromosome 4, RchiOBHm-V2, whole genome shotgun sequence and includes:
- the LOC112198089 gene encoding pentatricopeptide repeat-containing protein At4g02750, with translation MFPPSPLIAWSSMLYFSCSICKLKLSRLLSLSLTKSLCTAAATSFFQTQNLKPLNSKISTHMRNGFVEEAQKLFDEMPHRNTVTWNAMIRGYFLNGLFNDAVSLFDRMTERDVFSYNTVIAGLMQCGDVEGARRVFDGMVFRDIVTWNSMISGYIRNGRIGVAVQVFDGMPVKDVVSWNLVVGGLVKYGEFDLAEEYFKKMSIRDCASWTIMISVFANAGRIVEARELFDDMPLRDVQAWNAMIVGYIENGCVELAEGLFQKMPERDFESWTQMVDGLVEAQRVNDALKLFMEMPEKCPKTWNSILLKLIRNELTREAHACLEKTPYRDVISWTNLIVGYFGIREVGVAIKLFESMPTRDTTAWNATIFGLNENDRGEEGLKLFMRMKESGLSPDKATFTSVLTICSDLPTLHLGRQTHAHIVKAGFGDIVSVSNAMVTMYARCGNMDSALLEFSSMPSRDVISWNSIICGYAHHGNGDVALEMFERMRSTDVHPNPITFVNVLSACSHAGLVSQGKYYFDMMRYTYFLQPTTEHYTCMVDLFSRFGLIDEAMSFLDQMKADGFEIPASVWGALLGACRIHKNIEVGEIAGERVLEIEPGNSGVYLILAEMYLSNGRREDAGRIKARMKEKGVKKQPGCSWIEVNNIGNVFLSGDKSHPKFRKICYVLELLYIEIETQFPKPAALLQQVQVPLNIYLG